GTTGCAGCGTTGCATCAGGCAGCCAGGCCTCCAGCGGACAAACCGCCGCCGGGTTACCTCCGAAAGTCTCAGAGGAAAAAGCGTCCACCTGGAAGATATCGAGTTCCATTCTGGTTATTCCTGCCTGCTTGCGTTTTCTGTAGCCCGGATCTGCTCCAGGTAGTTGTAGATGGTGTATCGGGTAACGCCAAGCGCGGCAGCGGCTTTTTCGATCCCGCCTTTGACAATGAATATCCCGCGATCTTGCATCTGCCGCACAGCTTCAAGCTTCTGAGGTTTTTTCATCCGTACGGCACCGCCGGGGCAAGCGACCTGGATGATCTCCACCATCATCTGCTCCATATCTCTGGGCTCATCGCCACGTGACTCGGGAGCGCCTTGCAGGCCCAAAAGCCCTCCGAGCAAGGCGTGGGCAGCAGCAATACCGCTCAAGTCGGCATTGATACAAAGACAGGCAAAAGGTTGCCCGCTGCTGTCGCGATACACCACCGTGGAACTGCGGAGCGGGCGGCCGTCGGGTGCAAATGTAGGGTAATTCTGTACCAACACAGGATCGGTGCCAGAGTGATCCTCCATCGCGCGCCTGACGGCGATAAACCCCTCGTCCTGGCGCGGGCCGCCCAACAATGAACCGCCCTCCCTTCTTCCAGTAACATGACCATTGACGATAGCGAGAATGGATCGCTCCGGATTGGTCAGGTCATGCAACACAATTTCCGTATGAAGCCCTACCGCACTACTGAGCATTTTGAGGGTGCTATAAAGCACATCAAGAATCAGCTGTCGCTCGGCTGGTGATGCTTCAGAAACCTTCATTGGTGCCTTCAAGTGATCATCGACGATTGCGAAAATATCAACAGTTCGTTGATGTATCAATTTTTTGTTTAATTTATTGGGTTTGGAATGGGCTCAGGGGATTTCCTGATAGGCAGTTTTGAGTCGGATGTTCCTTTGTGCGACAGGCAGAAATCGGCCAAAAGCAGCCGTTTGGAATAGACTGCTTCCGACCAATTTGGACTTAGTACGCCAATTTGCGCTGCTAGGTCCGCAGCCAATAGTAGAGGTCGTACTTCGACTTCATGTGTTGAGGATGCTGGTTGTCGGAGTCGGGATCTGGAATGGCGACTCGGCGAGTCCAGAGTGGGAACCACTCACCATCCCGCATATCGCTATCGCTAACCATTCGCACATTCTTCAACATGGTTCGTTCGCAGGCACCGAATTGGACGAAATTGACCTGCGCCTCGATCAAGCTACATCTATTCGGTCCATCCACCTGGTGAGGGTAATAGAGTTGGAACACGTCATCCTCCCAGAAGCAAATTGGGCAAATGTCGTATGACCCTGGGTGTTCCTCGAAGACTGCATATCCGCAGCATGGGCAGGTAAACATCAGTTTTCACTTATGGGTGGCGGTCTATTCTTGGTGGATTTTAGCCACATGCTGAACGGTTGCAATGGGTCGGTGGCTGCCCTTAATGACAGGCCGCAACCGGCCAAAAGCGGTCAATCACCCGATGAAGCTTGCCGTGCCCCCCTTCAATGTCGTATGTAATCCCACGCACACTCAGTGCATAAAATGGTTCGCAGGAATGGACACCAGTTCCCTCGCATTTCAACAGTTGTTTCGTTCGGGAAGCTCCTCAAATGGCTGCACCGTGGCCGAACGATTCTCCATCGATTTTCTGATTAACGGACGTTCGTTGCTCAATGCTCTCGTCTTAGCTGATGGTGGTCATTCGGATTTCATGGGCTGTTTCGTCAAGGGCTTCCCGGAGCCAAACAGCCTATCTAACTCTCGCCTACTTTTACGCGAACACGCTGAAACAGAAAGTGGTCGTATCCTCCTTTACATCTGCCCCGAGTGCGGCGACATAGGGTGTGGCGCCTACTCAGTATATGTTCGCCAAAACGATGACTGTTTCACGTGGGATTCCTTTGCTTACGAGAACGGTTATGAAGAGCCTCAAATCATAGACGGTGTTGGCCCCTTCACATTTGAGAAGCATGCATATGAGTCAGCTATCAACGATGCGGCGGCTGTCTAAGAGGTAATTCAACAGCCCCATTGCAGACATTCGCAACGGGTACAATCGGCCAGAAGCGATCATTCATTCTTGAACACCAAAAAATCGATAGGACTGAATATGAGCGAACCACCGAGGGCCGGCGCGGGCCATGATGATGCAGCACGGAATAAAATCCATGCTGCCGTGGCTGCCAGAAACTTGGCAAGCGCATCGAACAATACCAAGTGGGATGAGCTGATCAATCATTTCCGCGAGCTCCAGGGATGGCGTCCGTCCTACCGATCCAAGTGCGTCACAGGATATGTCTCAGAGTGGGATGTCGAGTGGTTTTACCATTTACCGTTTCCATTTGCGTCCGTCGAATGGTTCGACATTGGCTTGTCGGAAGCGGTCCCCTCAAAAGGGCGGCTGCTTGCACGTACAACCATTGACCATACAGAAGAAATATCGAAGGTGGTTGCACAAATTGGATTCGAGTTTGACGTGCGCGCCGATGTTCTGAGAATTTGGGGATACTTCCCAAAGTCGTATGAAGACTTTCCGCCTGTTTGACAGGCTGAGATCTGCTGTCTCCCCAGTAATTACAATATCTGACCTGGGTGCTAGAAGGCAGCTTTGGGTCGAAAGCGGTCGAGTATGACTGACCGCTTATGGCCGTAAGCTGCCCTTCACCACGCAGCTCCCGATCAGCACCCCACTCACTTCGTGACGGCGATAGTCGCAATCGTTATTCCATCTCCAGCTCAGCAATACCTCTCAGCGGATAGATCACTTCATGGGTGTCCAGATCGAATCTCGCATTCGATCAGGCTGCTTTTGTCTAGATGGAACCACCCTCTATGGATCGTCAGGTTTTGTTGCGCGAGCAATGACCAAATCCCACCCAATAAAAAACCCCGTAGACGTTAATCTACGGGGTTTTCAAGAGTGGAGGCCGAGGTCGGAATCGAACCGGCGTAGGCGGATTTGCAATCCGCTGCATAACCATTTTGCTACTCGGCCTCAAACGATCAGTGCCGGTATTACCTGCACTCACCGCATACAAACTCGAGTGGGCTCTGTGAAGCGCGCCTCTACTCTAACTCATTGAATACATTGAAGTTTTTAATGCTTCATTGCGTTCGATGGGCGCCATTATGTACTCATTTGCCTATGCCTGCAACCCCTTGATTTCAAAAATATTTCGCATTGGCATCAAGGGGTTGCGGCCCTGCCCTACTCCTGTACGCGTCGCTGCTGGTACTGCGGATCGGCCTGGATCTGGGCTTCGGTGAATGGCAGTGGGCGCAGCTTTTTCTCGGAGAAGGCTTGGGTCTGGTCCTTGGCGTGGTTGGACTGAGGGTTGCTGGACTCGGAGAACGCCAATACGCCTACTGCCTGGGGGCCTTTGTCGTCGAAGGTGACGATTTGCAGGTAGCTGGTGCCGCTGATGACTTCGCGTTTGCCGTCGGCGCGGGGCACGGTTTGCATGGCGTTGTAGATGCCCAGTTCTTGCGGGCCGCCGTGGATGGGGGTATGCCCGGAGAGCTGGATGTCGCCCCAGCGGTTGAGGCCGAGTTTGTCGACCGCGCTGCTCGAGGCGAGCATCGCTTCGCGCAGGGCTTTGGCCACGGGCGCGCGGTCGATGGCCAGGCCGCTGGGGGTGGTCAGCGGGTGGGCCGGGTCGAAGGCGACGCGCCAGGCATCGGGGATTTGCTGCAGGT
Above is a genomic segment from Pseudomonas sp. R5-89-07 containing:
- a CDS encoding transcriptional regulator — translated: MKVSEASPAERQLILDVLYSTLKMLSSAVGLHTEIVLHDLTNPERSILAIVNGHVTGRREGGSLLGGPRQDEGFIAVRRAMEDHSGTDPVLVQNYPTFAPDGRPLRSSTVVYRDSSGQPFACLCINADLSGIAAAHALLGGLLGLQGAPESRGDEPRDMEQMMVEIIQVACPGGAVRMKKPQKLEAVRQMQDRGIFIVKGGIEKAAAALGVTRYTIYNYLEQIRATENASRQE
- a CDS encoding CPCC family cysteine-rich protein, encoding MFTCPCCGYAVFEEHPGSYDICPICFWEDDVFQLYYPHQVDGPNRCSLIEAQVNFVQFGACERTMLKNVRMVSDSDMRDGEWFPLWTRRVAIPDPDSDNQHPQHMKSKYDLYYWLRT
- a CDS encoding DUF6678 family protein — its product is MSEPPRAGAGHDDAARNKIHAAVAARNLASASNNTKWDELINHFRELQGWRPSYRSKCVTGYVSEWDVEWFYHLPFPFASVEWFDIGLSEAVPSKGRLLARTTIDHTEEISKVVAQIGFEFDVRADVLRIWGYFPKSYEDFPPV